GCTTCTAGCCCCCATCCCTCACCGAGGATCAGCGTGGTCATGCCCTCGTTCAACCAGGCCGAGTATCTCGAGGCGGCGCTGGAATCCGTCTTGCGCCAAGGCTACCCGGACCTGGAGTTGATCGTGATCGACGGCGGATCCACCGACGGGAGCCCGGACATCCTGAGGCGGTATGGGGATCGATTGAGCCACTGGTCCTCCACGCCCGATCGGGGGCAGACGGACGCCATCAATCGCGGTTTCGGAATGGCGACCGGAGAGATCGTGGCCTGGTTGAACTCCGACGACGCCTATCTCGCCGGAGCACTGGACGGGGCGGCACGCGCCCTATTGGATCACCCGCATGTTGGGATGGTGTACGCAGATGGGGTCATGGTGGACCAGCAAGGTGCGCTGCTCGATCGCCATCGCTATCGACCGCTCGAGACCCTGGACCTGCTGTGTTTCGATGTCCTTCTGCAGCCAACGGTCTTCATGCGGCGAGCGGCCCTGGGAGAGGTTGGTCCGCTGGACGAGTCCTACAACCTGATCATGGATCATGACCTTTGGGTTCGTTTCGCGGCTCGTCACCCGTTGCTGCACGTTTCCGCGGAGTGGGCTGCGGAGCGGACGCATCCTCAAGCCAAGACCGTCGCTCTCGCCGCAGGCTTCGTCGAGGAAGCTGAGACCCTGATCCGGAAGGCGGGCGTTGACCCGCGGTTGCGCCCCATGGTGGAGGCCAACCGGCAGCTGATCAGGGCCAGCTTGGATGCCTTTGCCGCCCGGCGGCTGATCGATGCCGGCGACTATCGGGGCGCCTCCCTGCGCTGGGCGCGCGCCGCCCGCACCAACGCCCGTGTCGGAATGCGCTACTGGTACAAGGCGGTGCAGGCCGGGCTGAGCGCGGCCGGTGTGAGTCGATGGTTCATTGGGTACCGGAATCTCCGTCGGAGCGCTCAGCATCGCCGCGCCGTGCTGGTCATGGGCGAGAGCGGCGGCGTGATACAGGCGCGGCCGGGCAGGGACGCCCTTGAGATCCAATGACGATCGGATGGCGGCGGTGAGGACCTTCGGCCGCCTCCCGCTGTATCCGTTTCTGGTGGCCGTTTCCCCTGTGATCGCGCTGGCCGCCGTCAACGTCGAGCAGATGACGCCAAGCGAGGCCGCCAGGCCCTTGGCAGTTCTGCTCTTGGGGGAAGCAGCTCTGATGGCCTTGCTGTTCCTCGCAACGAGAAACTGGCACAGGGCTGCTCTGCTGGCTCTGTGTTGGACCTTGCTGTTCATCGCCTATGGGCAGGTCTACGAAACCCTCGAGCGAGCGACCCTCCTGGGCGAGCCGCTCGGGCGGCATCGGTACCTGATGCCGATCTGGGCCGCAGCCGCGGCCGGTTCGGTGTGGCTGGTGCGGCGGGTGCGCGAGCCGGAACGATGGGCGGGCGTTCTTAATGCCGCCGCGGGGATCCTGATCGTTATCCCTCTCGTTCAGCTGGGGAGCTATCGGGTCCAGGTGGTGCAGGCCACTGGCGGCGATCCCGAGGCAGGGGCCCAGGCCCAGGCCGAGCTTCACAGGCCACAACACCCTCCGGACATCTACTACATCATTCTGGATGGCTACGCCCGCGACGATGTGCTGATGAGCATGTTTGGCTTCGACAACTCAGCATTCCTCGAGGAGCTTGAAGCCCGCGGGTTCTCCATCGCCCGCAAGAGCCAGAGCAACTATGCCCAGACCGATCTCTCGATCGCCTCTTCCCTCAACTACGACTACCTTCAGAACCTGGATGAGTCGCTGGGGGAGGAGTCAACGGTACGGGCGCCGCTGCACGACTTCATTGGCGAGAGCCGGGTTGAGGCCGACTTGGAGTCCATCGGCTACACCACAGTCGCTTTCGACACCGGCTACAAGGCGACGGAACTGCGGCGGGCGGACGTCTTCCTCAATCCGAGGCGACAAGGGCTCTTGAAGTGGATCGAGCAGGGTGATCTCTCACCCTTCGAATCCATCCTCGTCTACACGACAGGCCTGCGGGTGCTGGCCGACTCGTCGAAGATCCTTCCGCAGTTCCTGGTGCCGGGTATGAACGACCCATATGAAAGGCACCGAGAGCGCGTCCTGTATGTGCTATCTTCTCTCGCCGAACTGCCCAAACAGCCAGGGCCGAAGTTCGTGTTCGTCCACCTCGTGTCTCCTCACCAGCCGTTCGTGTTCGGGCCAAACGGGGAGCCGATCAACCCGTCGGGCGCCTTCACCCTCGTCGCCGACGATAACCCCCCTGATCCGCACCTGGGGTCCGCAGGCTACATCGACCAGATCCGATTCCTCAACTCCAGGTTGATCCCGTTGCTGGATGAAATCGTCTCCGAGTCCGAGACTCCGCCCGTCATCATCATCCAAGCCGACCATGGCCCACCGGTTGGATCCGTATCGGCAGAAGATCGAATGCGGATCCTCAACGCCTACTACCTGCCCGGCGTCGGAGGGACCCCCGTCTACGACTCGATCAGTCCGGTGAATACCTTCCGCGTGGTCTTCCGGGAGTACTTCGAGGCTGAACTCCCCCTGGCGGAAGACATCGCCTATTTCTCGTCCTACAAGCGTCCATACGACTACTACATAGTTCCTGGTGAGGGTTCCGAGTGATCCTGTGGGAGCGGACCCCTGTCATCGGCCCGGGGGGAGAGCGTGGTGTCCTTGTCTAGCGGCCCTCTGGTCAGCATCGTCACGCCCTCCTTCAACCAGGCGGCGTATCTGGAGGAGACCCTCAAATCGGTCCTCTCCCAGTCGTACCCGCGTATCGAGTACATCGTCGTGGATGGGGGCTCGACGGATGGCACGCTCGACATCCTGTGCCCGTATCAAGCCAAGCTGGCGCGCTGGGTGTCTGAGGCGGATGGCGGGCAGACGGACGCCATCAACAAGGGCTTCGCCATGGCCACCGGGGAGATCTTCGCTTGGCTGAACTCGGATGACCGCTACAAACCGCAGGCGGTGGCGGAGGCGGTGGCCTTCCTGCACGAACACCCAGAGGTAGGGATGGTCTATGGTGACGCCGACTATGTTGACGGCCATGGCCTCCGCACCGGGGCCTTTCCCGCGGCCCAAACCGACTATCGTCGCTTGCGCCAAGGGTATGTGCACATTCCGCAGCAGGCGGCCTTCTTCCGGGCGCGCTTGTGGCACATGCTGGGTCCGCTGGACCCGACGTTCTTCTTCGCCATGGATTATGATCTGTGGGTCCGGATCGCAAGTGTCAGCCGCCTGAAGTACATCAGCCAATCGTGGGCGGAGTTCCGCCTGCACACGGATGCCAA
This region of Anaerolineales bacterium genomic DNA includes:
- a CDS encoding glycosyltransferase; protein product: ASSPHPSPRISVVMPSFNQAEYLEAALESVLRQGYPDLELIVIDGGSTDGSPDILRRYGDRLSHWSSTPDRGQTDAINRGFGMATGEIVAWLNSDDAYLAGALDGAARALLDHPHVGMVYADGVMVDQQGALLDRHRYRPLETLDLLCFDVLLQPTVFMRRAALGEVGPLDESYNLIMDHDLWVRFAARHPLLHVSAEWAAERTHPQAKTVALAAGFVEEAETLIRKAGVDPRLRPMVEANRQLIRASLDAFAARRLIDAGDYRGASLRWARAARTNARVGMRYWYKAVQAGLSAAGVSRWFIGYRNLRRSAQHRRAVLVMGESGGVIQARPGRDALEIQ
- a CDS encoding glycosyltransferase, whose amino-acid sequence is MSLSSGPLVSIVTPSFNQAAYLEETLKSVLSQSYPRIEYIVVDGGSTDGTLDILCPYQAKLARWVSEADGGQTDAINKGFAMATGEIFAWLNSDDRYKPQAVAEAVAFLHEHPEVGMVYGDADYVDGHGLRTGAFPAAQTDYRRLRQGYVHIPQQAAFFRARLWHMLGPLDPTFFFAMDYDLWVRIASVSRLKYISQSWAEFRLHTDAKTLAAGDRCWPEMIRVHRRLGGGWLSPIYLRFALRRAIGPLWPLRLRLQNLRQPKA
- a CDS encoding LTA synthase family protein; this encodes MRSNDDRMAAVRTFGRLPLYPFLVAVSPVIALAAVNVEQMTPSEAARPLAVLLLGEAALMALLFLATRNWHRAALLALCWTLLFIAYGQVYETLERATLLGEPLGRHRYLMPIWAAAAAGSVWLVRRVREPERWAGVLNAAAGILIVIPLVQLGSYRVQVVQATGGDPEAGAQAQAELHRPQHPPDIYYIILDGYARDDVLMSMFGFDNSAFLEELEARGFSIARKSQSNYAQTDLSIASSLNYDYLQNLDESLGEESTVRAPLHDFIGESRVEADLESIGYTTVAFDTGYKATELRRADVFLNPRRQGLLKWIEQGDLSPFESILVYTTGLRVLADSSKILPQFLVPGMNDPYERHRERVLYVLSSLAELPKQPGPKFVFVHLVSPHQPFVFGPNGEPINPSGAFTLVADDNPPDPHLGSAGYIDQIRFLNSRLIPLLDEIVSESETPPVIIIQADHGPPVGSVSAEDRMRILNAYYLPGVGGTPVYDSISPVNTFRVVFREYFEAELPLAEDIAYFSSYKRPYDYYIVPGEGSE